One genomic segment of Rhizobium gallicum bv. gallicum R602sp includes these proteins:
- the trbK gene encoding entry exclusion protein TrbK: MSRVLLIARLSAVAAVSAAAAVLIVNSRDSGKPALPEEQRAARENFFGSEKQLPPIKNGQEMRPRW; this comes from the coding sequence GTGAGCCGCGTCCTCCTGATTGCCCGGCTGTCGGCTGTTGCCGCTGTATCGGCTGCTGCGGCCGTGCTGATCGTCAACTCCAGAGACAGCGGCAAACCCGCGCTCCCCGAGGAACAGCGCGCTGCCCGGGAGAATTTCTTCGGATCTGAGAAGCAGCTGCCGCCGATCAAGAATGGTCAGGAGATGCGGCCGAGATGGTGA
- the trbJ gene encoding P-type conjugative transfer protein TrbJ produces MPYRCSISNKWLAGLVAAALTIMAVTPAHAGTATGAATEWTQVLNNGELISLVGKSGEQIQNQITQISQLAEQIQNQLKIYENMLQNTAQLPNHIWGQVESDLNQLRNIVEQGQSISFSMGNSDDVLQQRFKSYADIKTNLPSNATFSSTYQSWSDTNRDTIAGTLKAASLTSDQFDSEEDTMSSLRSMSETADGQMKALQVGHQIAAQQVAQMQKLRGLVSQQMTMMGTWLQTEQTDKDLAQARREKFFNAGAKSIPEGQKMEPRW; encoded by the coding sequence GCCGGCCTGGTGGCCGCTGCGTTGACGATCATGGCCGTGACGCCGGCACATGCCGGCACGGCCACGGGTGCTGCAACCGAATGGACGCAGGTTCTCAACAACGGCGAACTCATCTCCTTAGTCGGGAAGTCGGGTGAGCAGATCCAGAACCAGATCACGCAGATCAGCCAGCTCGCCGAGCAGATCCAGAACCAGCTGAAGATCTACGAGAACATGCTGCAGAACACCGCCCAGCTTCCAAACCATATTTGGGGACAGGTGGAGAGCGACCTCAATCAACTCCGAAATATTGTCGAGCAGGGACAGAGCATTTCGTTTTCGATGGGGAATTCGGACGATGTGTTGCAGCAGCGCTTCAAGAGCTACGCTGACATCAAGACCAACTTGCCGAGTAATGCGACATTCTCGTCCACCTACCAGTCATGGTCGGACACCAACCGCGACACGATCGCCGGTACGCTGAAGGCGGCGAGCCTCACCTCCGACCAGTTCGATAGTGAGGAAGACACGATGTCCTCATTGCGCTCGATGTCCGAGACGGCTGACGGACAGATGAAGGCCCTGCAGGTCGGGCACCAAATCGCCGCTCAACAAGTCGCGCAGATGCAGAAACTTCGCGGTCTCGTCTCGCAACAGATGACGATGATGGGGACATGGCTCCAGACCGAACAGACCGACAAGGACTTGGCGCAGGCGCGGCGGGAAAAGTTCTTTAACGCCGGGGCAAAAAGCATTCCAGAGGGTCAGAAAATGGAGCCTCGCTGGTGA
- the trbL gene encoding P-type conjugative transfer protein TrbL: MVKVNVARPLLIAGLLFIAYAVPAFAQEGQVLTELENQVSSAAKGWETTIMDAAKSLFWILAAIEIGIAAVWLAIQAASLDSWFAELVRRIMFVGFFAFVLEQGPTFARAVVDSLFQIGAGGGSASPAEVFDAGIRVASQMSEQAKFGVFEDNALAIAAVLAMGIVVICFSLVAAIFVSVMVEMYVGLLAGMIMLGLGGSSFTKDFAIRYLVYAFGVGLKLMALVMIAKIGSNVLLGLAQAPTASSDQFVTTLAIAGISVVVFIIAMYVPNIIQGVVQGASVSAGMEAIRHGGQAASFAAGTGFLAAGAAGAGFAAAQAARAAGSSVAGAALRGMGASFSSGAQAAGSAAKEKAIGSPGAYAGSILGLANAKLDEQRSGHSGPKTPPERNDKP; encoded by the coding sequence ATGGTGAAGGTAAACGTTGCACGTCCATTGCTGATCGCAGGGCTTCTTTTCATCGCCTATGCCGTACCGGCTTTCGCGCAGGAGGGACAGGTCCTCACGGAATTGGAAAACCAGGTCTCGTCCGCTGCGAAGGGGTGGGAGACCACCATCATGGATGCGGCGAAATCCCTTTTCTGGATCCTCGCGGCAATCGAGATTGGCATTGCCGCCGTCTGGCTCGCGATCCAAGCCGCGTCGCTGGACAGCTGGTTCGCCGAACTGGTTCGTCGGATCATGTTCGTCGGCTTCTTCGCATTTGTTCTCGAGCAAGGTCCGACGTTTGCGCGAGCCGTGGTCGACAGCCTTTTCCAAATTGGCGCCGGCGGCGGTTCGGCTTCGCCCGCTGAAGTGTTTGACGCTGGCATCCGGGTCGCCTCGCAAATGTCGGAACAAGCAAAGTTCGGTGTGTTCGAGGACAATGCACTTGCGATCGCGGCGGTGTTGGCAATGGGCATTGTCGTCATCTGCTTTTCGCTTGTCGCAGCGATTTTCGTGTCGGTCATGGTCGAGATGTACGTCGGCCTGCTCGCCGGCATGATTATGCTCGGACTCGGCGGCTCATCCTTCACGAAAGATTTTGCTATTCGCTACCTCGTCTACGCCTTCGGCGTCGGCTTGAAGCTCATGGCCTTGGTGATGATCGCCAAGATCGGGTCGAACGTCTTGCTGGGTCTTGCCCAGGCGCCCACCGCCTCGTCCGATCAGTTCGTTACGACCTTGGCCATCGCCGGTATTTCCGTCGTGGTCTTCATCATCGCCATGTATGTCCCGAACATTATTCAGGGCGTTGTGCAGGGCGCATCAGTTTCCGCAGGAATGGAAGCGATCCGCCATGGCGGACAAGCCGCCTCGTTCGCCGCAGGTACGGGCTTCCTCGCCGCAGGCGCGGCCGGCGCGGGCTTTGCGGCGGCTCAAGCGGCCCGCGCTGCAGGGTCGTCTGTCGCAGGGGCCGCTCTTCGCGGCATGGGCGCGAGCTTCAGCTCCGGCGCACAGGCTGCGGGATCGGCCGCGAAGGAAAAGGCGATCGGCTC